The genomic window CATGGTGGTGGGATCGAAGGCGCCGTTTTCCTTGCAGTCCTCGATCACGGCCTGGTACACGCCAGCGTAGGAGGAGTCGGGAATTACTGCGAGGGTGTCCTGCTCCTGGTCGTCGGCGTTCCACATGTGGCCGGAGGTGCGGATCATGGCAGGCATGGAAGCATCCACGATCACATCGGAAGGAACGTGCAGGTTGGTGATGCCCTTGTGGGAGTTCACCATCGCCAGTGCGGGGCCTTCTTCCAGGGCCTTGTCAAAGGCGGCCTTGATCTCAGCGCCGTTGTCCAGCTTTTCCAAACCGGAGTAGATGGCAGCCAGGCCGTTTTCGCCGTTGAGGCCGGCGGCCAGCAGTTCCTCGCCGTACTGCTCGTACACGTCAGCGAAGTATGCGCGCACCACGTGGCCGAAGATGATCGGATCGGACACCTTCATCATGGTGGCCTTGAGATGGGTGGAGAACAGCACGCCTTCTTCTTTGGCTCGCTTGACCTGCTCGGTCAGGAACGCGTCGAGCGCCTTCGCGGAGAGGAAGGTGCCGTCGATGACCTCGCCCTTGAGCACCTTCAGGCTCTCTTTGAGTACGGTATCGCCGATGCGGATGGTGAGTACGTCGTCGGCGGGCATGATCACAGACTTCTCGTTGTGGCGGAAGTCGTTATCGGCCATGGTGGCTACGTTGGTCTTGGAGTCCTTGGACCACTCGCCCATGCGGTGCGGGTGCTTCTTGGCAAAGTTCTTCACCGCCTGAGGTGCACGACGATCCGAGTTGCCCTCGCGCAGCACCGGGTTCACAGCGGAGCCCTTGACTGCGTCGTAGCGGTTGCGGATGTCCTTTTCCTCATCAGTGGAAGGGGTATCTGGGTAATCGGGAAGCTTGAAGCCCTGCGCCTGCAGCTCGGCAATAGCGGCCTTCATCTGCGGCACAGATGCAGAGATATTCGGCAGCTTGATGATGTTCGCCTCGGGGGTCTTGGCAAGCTCGCCAAGCTCCGCCAGCGCGTCATCTACCTTCTGCTCATCGCTTAGGTAATCGGGGAATTGCGCCAGAATGCGGCCAGCCAGCGAAATATCGCGGGTTTCCACATTGATTCCGGCGGTTGCAGCGAACGCCTCCACCACTGGCTTCAGCGAATAGGTCGCGAGCAGCGGGGCTTCGTCGGTGCGGGTGTAAATGATCGTTGCCATGGGTCTCCTATGATTTCCAA from Corynebacterium gerontici includes these protein-coding regions:
- a CDS encoding NADP-dependent isocitrate dehydrogenase, giving the protein MATIIYTRTDEAPLLATYSLKPVVEAFAATAGINVETRDISLAGRILAQFPDYLSDEQKVDDALAELGELAKTPEANIIKLPNISASVPQMKAAIAELQAQGFKLPDYPDTPSTDEEKDIRNRYDAVKGSAVNPVLREGNSDRRAPQAVKNFAKKHPHRMGEWSKDSKTNVATMADNDFRHNEKSVIMPADDVLTIRIGDTVLKESLKVLKGEVIDGTFLSAKALDAFLTEQVKRAKEEGVLFSTHLKATMMKVSDPIIFGHVVRAYFADVYEQYGEELLAAGLNGENGLAAIYSGLEKLDNGAEIKAAFDKALEEGPALAMVNSHKGITNLHVPSDVIVDASMPAMIRTSGHMWNADDQEQDTLAVIPDSSYAGVYQAVIEDCKENGAFDPTTMGTVPNVGLMAQKAEEYGSHDKTFKIEQDGTVEVVNSAGEVLMSHEVKAGDIWRACQTKDAPIQDWVKLAVTRSRLSGMPAIFWLDPERAHDRNLIELVKKYLGDHDTEGLDITIASPVEATKTSIERIRRGEDTISVTGNVLRDYNTDLFPILELGTSAKMLSVVPLMAGGGLFETGAGGSAPKHVQQLQEENHLRWDSLGEFLALAESLRHISNNGGTKKAAVLADALDKATERLLNDGKSPSRKVGEIDNRGSHFYLTKFWAEELAAQSEDAELAETFAPVAKALDENAADIDAALVEVQGKEVDLGGYYYPNDAKTSEVMRPVATFNEVIDSLK